The following are encoded in a window of uncultured Ilyobacter sp. genomic DNA:
- the glpK gene encoding glycerol kinase GlpK translates to MNKKYVIALDQGTTSSRAIIFDKDGNEVGVSQKEFTQIYPKAGWVEHDPMEIWASQSSVVTEVIAKTGITNDEIAALGITNQRETTVVWDKNTGKPVYNAIVWQCRRTANICDELKSRGLEEYVRHNTGLVIDAYFSGTKVKWILDNVEGAREKAEKGDLLFGTVDTWLIWKLTNGKVHVTDYTNASRTMLFNIRDLKWDEKMLKELNIPKSMLPEVKNSSEVYGEANLGGVGGTGGIRVPIAGAAGDQQSALFGQACFEKGEAKNTYGTGCFLLMNTGENAVESKNGLLTTIAIGIDNKVEYALEGSVFVGGASVQWLRDELRLINDAADTEYFANKVKDSNGVYVVPAFVGLGSPYWDMYARGTIVGLTRGANRNHLIRATLESVAYQSRDLIDAMEDDSNIKLAALKVDGGAVKNNFLMQFQSDILGTDVLRPVVTETTALGAAYLAGLAVGFWKSKEEIRNRWQVETQFAPAIEEGHKEQLYKGWKKAVERSMAWEEKE, encoded by the coding sequence ATGAATAAAAAGTACGTAATCGCATTGGATCAAGGGACAACAAGCTCAAGAGCAATAATATTTGATAAAGACGGAAATGAAGTAGGAGTATCTCAAAAGGAGTTTACTCAGATATATCCAAAGGCAGGATGGGTAGAGCATGATCCAATGGAAATATGGGCGAGCCAGAGTTCTGTGGTTACAGAGGTAATAGCTAAAACAGGAATAACAAATGACGAGATAGCGGCTCTTGGAATAACCAACCAAAGAGAAACAACAGTTGTGTGGGATAAAAATACAGGTAAGCCTGTGTATAACGCCATTGTCTGGCAGTGCAGAAGAACGGCAAATATCTGTGATGAATTGAAATCAAGAGGTCTTGAAGAGTATGTAAGACACAATACAGGTCTTGTAATAGATGCGTATTTCTCTGGAACAAAAGTTAAGTGGATCCTTGACAATGTAGAGGGAGCAAGAGAGAAAGCTGAAAAGGGGGATCTACTTTTCGGAACTGTAGATACATGGTTAATCTGGAAATTAACTAACGGAAAAGTTCACGTAACAGATTATACAAATGCTTCAAGAACAATGCTCTTTAACATAAGAGACCTTAAGTGGGACGAGAAGATGCTAAAAGAGCTTAACATACCAAAATCCATGCTTCCTGAAGTTAAAAATTCCAGTGAGGTATACGGTGAAGCCAATCTAGGTGGAGTAGGGGGGACTGGAGGAATAAGAGTTCCTATTGCAGGAGCAGCAGGAGACCAGCAGTCGGCACTGTTTGGACAGGCTTGTTTTGAAAAGGGAGAGGCTAAGAATACATATGGAACAGGCTGCTTCCTCCTCATGAATACGGGAGAAAATGCAGTAGAGTCTAAAAACGGACTACTTACAACAATAGCAATAGGTATAGACAACAAAGTAGAGTACGCATTAGAGGGAAGTGTCTTTGTAGGAGGAGCTTCTGTACAATGGCTGAGAGATGAGCTCAGACTGATAAATGATGCAGCAGACACCGAGTACTTTGCAAACAAGGTAAAAGACAGTAACGGTGTGTATGTGGTACCTGCCTTCGTAGGTCTAGGATCACCTTACTGGGATATGTATGCCAGAGGAACAATAGTTGGACTTACGAGAGGAGCCAACAGAAATCATCTTATCAGAGCGACTCTAGAGTCTGTGGCTTACCAGTCTAGAGACCTTATAGATGCAATGGAAGATGACTCTAATATAAAATTAGCGGCTCTAAAGGTAGACGGAGGAGCTGTAAAGAATAATTTCTTGATGCAGTTCCAGTCAGATATACTAGGAACAGATGTACTCAGACCTGTTGTAACTGAGACGACAGCCCTAGGAGCAGCTTACTTAGCAGGACTTGCTGTTGGATTCTGGAAAAGTAAAGAGGAGATAAGAAACAGATGGCAGGTGGAAACTCAGTTTGCTCCGGCTATAGAGGAAGGTCATAAAGAGCAGTTATACAAAGGTTGGAAGAAAGCCGTAGAGAGATCGATGGCTTGGGAAGAAAAAGAATAG
- a CDS encoding NAD(P)/FAD-dependent oxidoreductase, with protein MYDVAIIGAGVIGASVARELSKYDLNVVVIEKENDVSNGTTKANSAIVHAGYDAHEGTLMAKYNALGNAMFDEICEELDVPFERCGSLVLAFSEKEREHLDLLYKRGIINEIPGMELLEKDEIKKMEPNLSDNVVAGLHAKTAGIVGPWELTIALLENAAENGVNIELNQEVVDIEKIETGYRIITQEKNFEAKVVINASGVYADKIHNMVSEETFKIKPRRGQYFVMDKTQGELVGKVIFQCPTELGKGILVTPTVHGNLLLGPDAQDMDDREDISTTTEQLEFVKEHAVKSVPGIHFRESIRSFAGLRAEGDRGDFIIEEAPGAPLFFDVAGIKSPGLSAAPAIGLDVAKMAVEKLGGAKEKADFNPKREQIIFMELSAEEKKALIKENPQYGRVICRCENITEGEIVSSIHRKVGARTVDGVKKRCRPGMGRCQGGFCGPRVQEILARELNVSLEEVVLDKKNSYILTGETK; from the coding sequence ATGTATGATGTTGCGATAATTGGGGCTGGGGTTATAGGTGCTTCTGTTGCTAGGGAGCTTTCTAAATATGACCTGAATGTAGTAGTGATAGAGAAAGAAAATGATGTATCAAATGGAACAACAAAGGCAAATTCAGCAATTGTTCATGCGGGCTATGACGCACATGAGGGAACGCTTATGGCAAAATATAATGCTCTTGGAAATGCTATGTTTGATGAAATATGCGAAGAGCTGGATGTACCTTTCGAAAGATGTGGATCTCTTGTGTTAGCCTTCTCTGAAAAGGAGAGAGAGCACTTAGATTTACTTTACAAAAGAGGAATTATAAATGAAATACCTGGAATGGAGCTTTTGGAAAAGGATGAGATAAAGAAAATGGAGCCAAACCTCAGTGATAATGTTGTAGCGGGACTTCACGCTAAAACAGCGGGGATTGTAGGACCATGGGAACTGACGATAGCGTTGCTTGAAAATGCAGCGGAAAATGGTGTAAACATAGAACTTAATCAGGAAGTTGTTGATATAGAAAAAATTGAAACAGGATATAGAATAATAACTCAAGAAAAAAACTTTGAAGCAAAAGTAGTCATAAACGCTTCAGGAGTTTATGCAGATAAAATCCATAACATGGTATCTGAGGAAACATTCAAGATAAAACCTAGAAGAGGTCAGTACTTTGTAATGGATAAAACACAGGGAGAACTTGTAGGAAAGGTGATATTCCAGTGTCCTACAGAACTAGGAAAAGGAATACTTGTAACTCCTACAGTTCACGGGAACCTATTATTAGGACCTGACGCGCAGGATATGGATGACAGAGAGGATATCTCTACAACTACAGAACAACTTGAATTTGTAAAGGAACATGCAGTAAAATCTGTTCCTGGAATTCATTTTAGAGAATCTATAAGAAGTTTCGCAGGTCTTAGAGCTGAAGGGGACAGAGGAGACTTCATAATAGAAGAAGCGCCTGGTGCACCGCTGTTCTTTGATGTGGCTGGTATAAAATCTCCGGGACTTTCTGCGGCGCCTGCCATAGGATTGGATGTGGCTAAGATGGCAGTGGAAAAACTAGGAGGAGCAAAAGAAAAAGCGGACTTTAACCCTAAGAGAGAACAGATAATATTCATGGAGCTAAGCGCAGAAGAGAAAAAGGCCCTGATAAAGGAAAATCCGCAGTACGGAAGAGTAATCTGTAGGTGTGAAAATATAACTGAGGGCGAAATAGTGAGCTCTATTCATAGAAAAGTAGGAGCAAGAACTGTAGACGGAGTCAAAAAGAGATGCAGACCTGGTATGGGAAGATGTCAAGGAGGATTCTGCGGTCCGAGAGTTCAAGAGATACTGGCAAGAGAGCTGAATGTAAGCTTGGAAGAGGTTGTCTTAGACAAGAAGAACTCTTACATCCTAACAGGGGAAACAAAATAG
- a CDS encoding FAD-dependent oxidoreductase has protein sequence MKRELVVIGGGPAGLAAAIEAKNNGVTDILVIERDKELGGILQQCIHNGFGLHEFKEELTGPEYAQRFINQMMELGIEYKLDTMVLNMDNSKKLQLINTVDGYMEVDAEAIIMAMGCRERTRGAISIPGDRPAGVFTAGAAQRFINMEGYMVGKKVVILGSGDIGLIMARRMTLEGAKVEAVVELMPFSGGLTRNIVQCLEDYDIPLLLSHTVTNIKGKERVEGITVAKVDGNRRPIPGTEIHYDCDTLLLSVGLIPENELSRTAKIDIDQRTSGPIVNELMETSVPGIFACGNVVHVHDLVDFVSAESRRAGKAAAKYIEGKVKQSDTYKRVKADFGVSYTVPQKIRLENIDDKLEVFMRVNNVYRDVKLEVKDGDQTLVSLTKKHLAPGEMEKIILPRKILDKIVGDELKISITGVQ, from the coding sequence ATGAAACGTGAGCTTGTAGTTATAGGAGGAGGACCAGCTGGTCTTGCGGCGGCAATAGAGGCAAAGAATAACGGAGTAACAGATATATTGGTAATAGAGAGAGATAAGGAACTAGGTGGAATCCTGCAGCAGTGTATTCATAATGGTTTTGGACTTCACGAATTTAAAGAGGAGCTGACAGGTCCGGAATATGCTCAGAGATTCATAAATCAAATGATGGAACTAGGTATAGAGTATAAATTAGACACCATGGTTCTGAATATGGATAACAGCAAAAAACTTCAGCTGATAAATACTGTAGACGGTTATATGGAAGTCGATGCAGAAGCAATAATAATGGCTATGGGATGCAGAGAAAGAACAAGGGGAGCAATCTCTATACCGGGAGATAGACCGGCAGGAGTCTTTACCGCAGGAGCAGCCCAGAGATTCATAAATATGGAAGGCTATATGGTGGGGAAAAAAGTAGTGATTTTGGGGTCTGGAGATATAGGTCTAATAATGGCCAGAAGAATGACTCTAGAAGGAGCTAAGGTAGAAGCTGTAGTAGAGCTTATGCCTTTCTCAGGAGGACTCACAAGAAATATAGTGCAGTGCCTAGAAGACTATGATATACCTCTTTTACTTAGCCACACTGTAACAAATATAAAAGGAAAAGAGAGGGTAGAGGGGATAACTGTGGCTAAAGTAGATGGCAACAGGAGACCTATTCCTGGAACTGAGATACACTATGACTGTGACACTCTTCTTCTTTCAGTTGGTCTGATACCGGAGAATGAACTGTCTAGAACTGCAAAAATAGATATAGATCAGAGAACATCAGGACCTATTGTAAATGAACTAATGGAAACAAGTGTTCCAGGAATATTCGCATGCGGAAACGTAGTACATGTACATGACCTAGTTGACTTTGTGAGCGCAGAATCTAGAAGAGCAGGGAAAGCAGCAGCAAAATATATAGAGGGAAAAGTAAAACAGAGTGACACCTACAAGAGAGTCAAGGCTGACTTTGGAGTAAGTTATACTGTCCCACAGAAGATAAGACTTGAAAATATAGATGATAAATTAGAAGTGTTTATGAGAGTAAACAATGTCTACAGAGATGTAAAGCTAGAGGTAAAAGACGGAGACCAAACTCTTGTATCCCTTACTAAAAAACATTTGGCTCCAGGAGAGATGGAAAAAATAATATTACCTAGAAAAATACTGGATAAAATAGTTGGAGATGAGTTAAAAATATCAATAACTGGAGTTCAATAG
- a CDS encoding DUF1667 domain-containing protein translates to MKKELICIVCPMGCHLEVDVENDYKVTGNLCPRGEKYGFVELTAPTRVITSTIKIADGLHNRVPVKTDGAIPKELNLKCMELINSISANGPVKMGDIIAEDIFGTGVNLVITRDM, encoded by the coding sequence ATGAAAAAAGAATTGATTTGTATAGTATGTCCTATGGGATGTCACCTAGAGGTAGATGTGGAGAATGACTATAAAGTTACCGGGAATCTATGTCCTAGGGGAGAAAAATATGGTTTTGTAGAACTGACAGCTCCAACAAGGGTAATAACTTCTACAATAAAGATAGCAGACGGACTGCATAACAGAGTGCCTGTAAAAACAGATGGAGCCATCCCTAAGGAACTCAACTTGAAATGTATGGAACTAATAAACAGTATATCGGCGAACGGTCCTGTAAAAATGGGTGATATAATAGCTGAGGATATATTTGGAACAGGTGTAAACCTTGTAATCACCCGAGATATGTAG
- a CDS encoding DUF1667 domain-containing protein — protein sequence MKKEMVCIVCPIGCHMEIDDSDGFKVTGNKCPRGVIYAKEEMTAPKRIITSTVKIKGGIHKVVPVKTDGGIPKKLNFECMKIISELEVESPVKMGDIIVENILGSGVNLVITRDM from the coding sequence ATGAAAAAAGAAATGGTCTGTATAGTTTGCCCTATAGGATGTCATATGGAGATAGATGACAGCGATGGGTTCAAAGTCACCGGAAACAAGTGTCCAAGAGGTGTGATATATGCAAAAGAGGAGATGACTGCACCTAAGAGAATTATAACTTCTACAGTAAAAATAAAAGGTGGCATTCATAAAGTTGTTCCTGTAAAAACAGACGGTGGGATACCTAAGAAGCTTAATTTTGAGTGTATGAAAATAATAAGTGAGTTAGAAGTGGAGTCTCCTGTTAAAATGGGAGATATAATTGTGGAAAATATTCTAGGAAGTGGAGTCAATCTTGTTATAACCCGTGATATGTAA
- the glpK gene encoding glycerol kinase GlpK → MNKKYVIALDQGTTSSRAIIFDKDGNEVGVSQKEFTQIYPKAGWVEHDPMEIWASQSSVVTEVIAKTGITNDEIAALGITNQRETTVVWDKNTGKPVYNAIVWQCRRTANICDELKSRGLEEYVRHNTGLVIDAYFSGTKVKWILDNVEGAREKAEKGDLLFGTVDTWLIWKLTNGKVHVTDYTNASRTMFFNIRDLKWDEKMLKELNIPKSMLPEVKNSSEVYGEANLGGVVGTGEIRIPIAGAAGDQQSALFGQACFEKGEAKNTYGTGCFLLMNTGENAVESKNGLLTTIAIGIDNKVEYALEGSVFVGGAAIQWLRDELRLINDAADTEYFANKVKDSNGVYVVPAFVGLGSPYWDMYARGTIVGLTRGANRNHLIRATLESVAYQSRDLIDAMEDDSNIKLAALKVDGGAVKNNFLMQFQSDILGTDVLRPVVTETTALGAAYLAGLAVGFWKSKEEIRNRWQVETQFAPAIEESRKEKLYKGWKKAVERSMSWEEKVDL, encoded by the coding sequence ATGAATAAAAAGTACGTAATCGCATTGGATCAAGGGACAACAAGCTCAAGAGCAATAATATTTGATAAAGACGGAAATGAAGTAGGAGTATCTCAAAAGGAGTTTACTCAGATATATCCAAAGGCAGGATGGGTAGAGCATGATCCAATGGAAATATGGGCGAGCCAGAGTTCTGTGGTTACAGAGGTAATAGCTAAAACAGGAATAACAAATGACGAGATAGCGGCTCTTGGAATAACCAACCAAAGAGAAACAACAGTTGTGTGGGATAAAAATACAGGTAAGCCTGTGTATAACGCCATTGTCTGGCAGTGCAGAAGAACGGCAAATATCTGTGATGAATTGAAATCAAGAGGTCTTGAAGAGTATGTAAGACACAATACAGGTCTTGTAATAGATGCGTATTTCTCTGGAACAAAAGTTAAGTGGATCCTTGACAATGTAGAGGGAGCAAGAGAGAAAGCTGAAAAGGGGGATCTACTTTTCGGAACTGTAGATACATGGTTAATCTGGAAATTAACTAACGGAAAAGTTCACGTAACAGATTATACAAATGCTTCAAGAACAATGTTCTTTAACATAAGAGATCTTAAGTGGGACGAGAAGATGCTAAAAGAGCTTAACATACCAAAATCCATGCTTCCTGAAGTTAAAAATTCCAGTGAGGTATACGGTGAAGCCAATCTAGGTGGAGTAGTAGGAACTGGCGAAATAAGAATACCTATTGCAGGAGCAGCAGGAGACCAGCAGTCGGCACTGTTTGGACAGGCTTGTTTTGAAAAGGGAGAGGCTAAGAATACATATGGAACAGGCTGCTTCCTTCTTATGAATACGGGAGAAAATGCAGTAGAGTCTAAAAACGGACTACTTACAACAATAGCAATAGGTATAGACAACAAAGTAGAGTACGCATTAGAGGGAAGTGTTTTCGTGGGAGGAGCGGCCATCCAGTGGCTGAGAGATGAGCTCAGACTGATAAATGATGCAGCAGACACCGAGTACTTTGCAAACAAGGTAAAAGACAGTAACGGTGTGTATGTGGTACCTGCCTTCGTAGGTCTAGGATCACCTTACTGGGATATGTATGCCAGAGGAACAATAGTTGGACTTACGAGAGGAGCCAACAGAAATCATCTTATCAGAGCGACTCTAGAGTCTGTGGCTTACCAGTCTAGAGACCTTATAGATGCAATGGAAGATGACTCTAATATAAAATTAGCGGCTCTAAAGGTAGACGGAGGAGCTGTAAAGAATAATTTCTTGATGCAGTTCCAGTCAGATATACTAGGAACAGATGTACTCAGACCTGTTGTAACTGAGACGACAGCCCTAGGAGCAGCTTACTTAGCAGGACTTGCTGTTGGATTCTGGAAAAGTAAAGAGGAGATAAGAAACAGATGGCAGGTGGAAACTCAGTTTGCTCCGGCTATAGAGGAAAGTCGTAAAGAAAAGTTATACAAAGGTTGGAAAAAAGCCGTAGAGAGATCGATGTCTTGGGAAGAAAAGGTGGACCTCTGA
- a CDS encoding NAD(P)/FAD-dependent oxidoreductase, with protein MYDVAIIGAGVIGASVARELSKYDLNVVVIEKENDVSNGTTKANSAIVHAGYDAHEGTLMAKYNALGNAMFDEICEELDVPFERCGSLVLAFSEKEREHLDLLYKRGIINEIPGMELLEKDEIKKMEPNLSDNVVAGLHAKTAGIVGPWELTIALLENAAENGVNIELNQEVVDIEKIETGYRIITQEKNFEAKVVINASGVYADKIHNMVSEETFKIKPRRGQYFVMDKTQGELVGKVIFQCPTELGKGILVTPTVHGNLLLGPDAQDMDDREDISTTTEQLEFVKEHAVKSVPGIHFRESIRSFAGLRAEGDRGDFIIEEAPGAPLFFDVAGIKSPGLSAAPAIGLDVAKMAVEKLGGAKEKADFNPKREQIIFMELSAEEKKALIKENPQYGRVICRCENITEGEIVSSIHRKVGARTVDGVKKRCRPGMGRCQGGFCGPRVQEILARELNVSLEEVVLDKKNSYILTGETK; from the coding sequence ATGTATGATGTTGCGATAATTGGGGCTGGGGTTATAGGTGCTTCTGTTGCTAGGGAGCTTTCTAAATATGACCTGAATGTAGTAGTGATAGAGAAAGAAAATGATGTATCAAATGGAACAACAAAGGCAAATTCAGCAATTGTTCATGCGGGCTATGACGCACATGAGGGAACGCTTATGGCAAAATATAATGCTCTTGGAAATGCTATGTTTGATGAAATATGCGAAGAGCTGGATGTACCTTTCGAAAGATGTGGATCTCTTGTGTTAGCCTTCTCTGAAAAGGAGAGAGAGCACTTAGATTTACTTTACAAAAGAGGAATTATAAATGAAATACCTGGAATGGAGCTTTTGGAAAAGGATGAGATAAAGAAAATGGAGCCAAACCTCAGTGATAATGTTGTAGCGGGACTTCACGCTAAAACAGCGGGGATTGTAGGACCATGGGAACTGACGATAGCGTTGCTTGAAAATGCAGCGGAAAATGGTGTAAACATAGAACTTAATCAGGAAGTTGTTGATATAGAAAAAATTGAAACAGGATATAGAATAATAACTCAAGAAAAAAACTTTGAAGCAAAAGTAGTCATAAACGCTTCAGGAGTTTATGCAGATAAAATCCATAACATGGTATCTGAGGAAACATTCAAGATAAAACCTAGAAGAGGTCAGTACTTTGTAATGGATAAAACACAGGGAGAACTTGTAGGAAAGGTGATATTCCAGTGTCCTACAGAACTAGGAAAAGGAATACTTGTAACTCCTACAGTTCACGGGAACCTATTATTAGGACCTGACGCGCAGGATATGGATGACAGAGAGGATATCTCTACAACTACAGAACAACTTGAATTTGTAAAGGAACATGCAGTAAAATCTGTTCCTGGAATTCATTTTAGAGAATCTATAAGAAGTTTCGCAGGTCTTAGAGCTGAAGGGGACAGAGGAGACTTCATAATAGAAGAAGCGCCTGGTGCACCGCTGTTCTTTGATGTGGCTGGTATAAAATCTCCGGGACTTTCTGCGGCGCCTGCCATAGGATTGGATGTGGCTAAGATGGCAGTGGAAAAACTAGGAGGAGCAAAAGAAAAAGCGGATTTTAACCCTAAGAGAGAACAGATAATATTCATGGAGCTAAGCGCAGAAGAGAAAAAGGCCCTGATAAAGGAAAATCCGCAGTACGGAAGAGTAATCTGTAGGTGTGAAAATATAACTGAGGGCGAAATAGTGAGCTCTATTCATAGAAAAGTAGGAGCAAGAACTGTAGACGGAGTCAAAAAGAGATGCAGACCTGGTATGGGAAGATGTCAAGGAGGATTCTGCGGTCCGAGAGTTCAAGAGATACTGGCAAGAGAGCTGAATGTAAGCTTGGAAGAGGTTGTCTTAGACAAGAAGAACTCTTACATCCTAACAGGGGAAACAAAATAG
- a CDS encoding FAD-dependent oxidoreductase, producing MKRELVVIGGGPAGLAAAIEAKNNGVTDILVIERDKELGGILQQCIHNGFGLHEFKEELTGPEYAQRFINQMMELGIEYKLDTMVLNMDNSKKLQLINTVDGYMEVEAGAIIMAMGCRERTRGAISIPGDRPAGVFTAGAAQRFINMEGYMVGKKVVILGSGDIGLIMARRMTLEGAKVEAVVELMPFSGGLTRNIVQCLEDYDIPLLLSHTVTNIKGKERVEGITVAKVDGNRRPIPGTEIHYDCDTLLLSVGLIPENELSRTAKIDIDQRTSGPIVNELMETSVPGIFACGNVVHVHDLVDFVSAESRRAGKAAAKYIEGKVKQSDTYKRVKADFGVSYTVPQKIRLENIDDKLEVFMRVNNVYRDVKLEVKDGDQTLVSLTKKHLAPGEMEKIILPRKILDKIVGDELKISITGVQ from the coding sequence ATGAAACGTGAGCTTGTAGTTATAGGAGGAGGACCAGCTGGTCTTGCGGCGGCAATAGAGGCAAAGAATAACGGAGTAACAGATATATTGGTAATAGAGAGAGATAAGGAACTAGGTGGAATCCTGCAGCAGTGTATTCATAATGGTTTTGGACTTCACGAATTTAAAGAGGAGCTGACAGGTCCGGAATATGCTCAGAGATTCATAAATCAAATGATGGAACTAGGCATAGAGTATAAATTAGACACCATGGTTCTGAATATGGATAACAGCAAAAAACTTCAGCTGATAAATACTGTAGACGGTTATATGGAAGTGGAAGCCGGAGCAATAATAATGGCTATGGGATGCAGAGAAAGAACAAGGGGAGCAATCTCTATACCGGGAGATAGACCGGCAGGAGTCTTTACCGCAGGAGCAGCCCAGAGATTCATAAATATGGAAGGCTATATGGTGGGGAAAAAAGTAGTGATTTTGGGGTCTGGAGATATAGGTCTAATAATGGCCAGAAGAATGACTCTAGAAGGAGCTAAGGTAGAAGCTGTAGTAGAGCTTATGCCTTTCTCAGGAGGACTCACAAGAAATATAGTGCAGTGCCTAGAAGACTATGATATACCTCTTTTACTTAGCCACACTGTAACAAATATAAAAGGAAAAGAGAGGGTAGAGGGGATAACTGTGGCTAAAGTAGATGGCAACAGGAGACCTATTCCTGGAACTGAGATACACTATGACTGTGACACTCTTCTTCTTTCAGTTGGTCTGATACCGGAGAATGAACTGTCTAGAACTGCAAAAATAGATATAGATCAGAGAACATCAGGACCTATTGTAAATGAACTAATGGAAACAAGTGTTCCAGGAATATTCGCATGCGGAAACGTAGTACATGTACATGACCTAGTTGACTTTGTGAGCGCAGAATCTAGAAGAGCAGGGAAAGCAGCAGCAAAATATATAGAGGGAAAAGTAAAACAGAGTGACACCTACAAGAGAGTCAAGGCTGACTTTGGAGTAAGTTATACTGTCCCACAGAAGATAAGACTTGAAAATATAGATGATAAATTAGAAGTGTTTATGAGAGTAAACAATGTCTACAGAGATGTAAAGCTAGAGGTAAAAGACGGAGACCAAACTCTTGTATCCCTTACTAAAAAACATTTGGCTCCAGGAGAGATGGAAAAAATAATATTACCTAGAAAAATACTGGATAAAATAGTTGGAGATGAGTTAAAAATATCAATAACTGGAGTTCAATAG
- a CDS encoding DUF1667 domain-containing protein translates to MKKELICIVCPMGCHLEVDVENDYKVTGNLCPRGEKYGFVELTAPTRVITSTIKIADGLHNRVPVKTDGAIPKELNLKCMELINSISANGPVKMGDIIAEDIFGTGVNLVITRDM, encoded by the coding sequence ATGAAAAAAGAATTGATTTGTATAGTATGTCCTATGGGATGTCACCTAGAGGTAGATGTGGAGAATGACTATAAAGTTACCGGGAATCTATGTCCTAGGGGAGAAAAATATGGTTTTGTAGAACTGACAGCTCCAACAAGGGTAATAACTTCTACAATAAAGATAGCAGACGGACTGCATAACAGAGTGCCTGTAAAAACAGATGGAGCCATTCCTAAGGAACTCAACTTGAAATGTATGGAACTAATAAACAGCATATCGGCGAATGGTCCTGTAAAAATGGGTGATATAATAGCTGAGGATATATTTGGAACAGGTGTAAACCTTGTAATCACCCGAGATATGTAG